From Toxotes jaculatrix isolate fToxJac2 chromosome 7, fToxJac2.pri, whole genome shotgun sequence:
GTACGGTGATGTTTTTAAGGTATATACagcaaaatgtgtgaaatattttatgGGAAAAGAATTAATTGTTTGctgattaattcattcatttgttaacTCCTTCACTATAGATCCATCTGGGCTCTTTGACTGTAGTGGTCCTGAGTGGATACACCACCATCAGACAGGCGCTGGTTCGGCAGGGGGAAGCTTTTGCTGGGCGACCTGACCTCTTCACCTTTTCTGCTGTAGCCAATGGGACCAGTATGACCTTCAGTGAGAAGTATGGACCGGCCTGGATGCTCCACAAGAAGCTGTGTAAGAATGCCCTCAGGTCTTTCTCCCAGGCTGAGCCCAGACGATCTGGTGCCACCTGCCTGTTGGAGGAGCATGTCTGTGCCGAGGCTGCGGAGATGGTGGAGGTGATTCGGGAGCAGGTTGCTGCCAAAGTGGAAATGGGCCAAGATATGACAGGCATAGATCCAGTGAAGCCCCTGGTAACCTCAGTGGCAAATGTTGTCTGTGCCCTCTGTTTTGGGAAAAGGTATGACTACAACGACAAAGAGTTCCTCACAATTGTCCACATCAACAACGAGGTCCTGAGGATCTTTGCAGCAGGGAACCTGGCTGattttttccctgtgtttcgCTACTTTCCGAGTCCATCTCTGAGGAAGATGGTTCAACACATTCGCAGGATGAATGGATTCATGGAGAGGAGCATTGAGGAACACATCAACACCTTTGATAAGGTAAGGAGGCAGTAGATACTCTGGTAGACTGGAATTTACCTTGTTAAAGTGGGAGGAAGATCCAAATGGAAATGCACAATCACGCGTTAATGCAGtcacagtaaaactgaaaccaCTGTTGTTTTGCATGATGAGACTGTTCATTACATATTTTAAAAGTCTGATAGTTTCATTATGTTAGAGGTTTTtaattttgtggttttgatATTGCACAATTGTTTGGCACCTGTACAGAAAACTACAGTATATTAAGAAAGCACAATTTAAAAGTTTTGTAGGACATGCAGTAGAAAATAGATATTtcaaaaaaagggagaaaatttTCTATGCCTATCAAGACCAAGCCACCACAATGAGTGGTTACATATTATAATAATTTACTATACTGGCCAGCTGATCACTGGTTTGATTAATCCTATCTAGACCTTAGCCAGTCTTTTGCATGTTTAAAATACAATTTTCAGGGCAGCCTAATTTGGTGGATGGCGTGTCTGTTAGTGTTGTTTTCTTGAGATCTGCCCCTCTAATTTGCCGTCCACTATTTAATCTGACATTGCACTCATGCAGTAGTAGCAGTGAGAAGCAACCGGagccaaaaaaaataacaaacaagtTCCCTGGGAGGGACCTTTGTTCTTGTGCAGAGTGGCTAAAATGTTCGCACGCACTCTAATTAGGAATTATCAACCCACTGGAAGACACGCGTCGTACCATAACTGATTACTGTCTCTTCCCTAATTACTGCTTTTAAATTTTGAACCACTGTATTTAGCACAGTCACAAATCACCCTGTTGTTAATAAAAGACGCTTGATGCTCCAGTGATTACAATGACAGTGATTTAAGAAAGACAGAACCACAGTCAAATGTTAAATTTCCTgtcataatgtgtgtgtgtgtgtgtgtgtgtgtgtgtgtgtgtgtgtgtgtgtgtgtgtgtgtgtgtgtggctgcagaaCTGTATCCGGGACATCACAGATGCTCTGATTGCACTTTGTGAGGACAGGGAAGAGAATAAGGAAACGTCTGTGCTCTCCAACTCACAGATCATCCACACTGTTATAGACATCTTTGGAGCAGGTTAGACACACTGGAAATCACTGACATCTCACTCATTATATCATTGATGACAAATGGTACTGATGAAAATGATTAATCTCTTTTCACTGCAGTTGTGTTGTCTGTGATTTTCTAAAGGATTTGATACCATCATTGCTGGTTTACAGTGGAGCCTGTTGTACCTCATCAAGTTTCCTGACATCCAGGACAGAATACACCAGGAGATAGGTACTGTCTTATATTTTAATATGACAgatctctcttcttcttctctctcttcttcttcatctcatACAAAATGTGCTGTGTTCCCATTTTTACTTTGTACCAAGATAAACTTTTACTAGAAAATGAGCCAGAGGGAATTGTAACCAGCTGAGTCTTTGCTAACAGAGCATTAGTCATCAGAAGAGAAAGAATAAGAAGAAAGAATTCGTGCTATGCTGAATAGCGTGGGCCTGTCCGGTGTCCGGTCTCATGAATGACACAATGACTATGAGTCATTCATAGTCCAGAAATAGAGGGTTGTTCGTTAATGATTTGTACATCACTAATGAGAAAAGATTGTGGATGGTAGGTTATTATTGATACAGCAAAACTACAAACTTTTGAGAAGAAGAAATTTAGCTCTTCTCTGATAAAATATGCATCAAAAAGgattcagaaaattaaaatttgtttttaaggaCCCAAACAGGTGAAAGTGCTTTTTCTTTATATATCTTTATAACACATTTGTCATCACTACAGGAGTAGCTAGGCTTATATGTGATGTCTGTTAGGAAGTATTGAAATTTCAGGCAGAATCAACATAATGAAAACCCAACAATGACCAGCCTGAGTGCCCTTCCCGAACAGACAGAATCTGACAGCCACGAGAGAGACTCACAAAAGATCAGTCCAATTTGCTGATGCCAGAGCTACTTTTGAACTGGGCTGACAGAACTGGTGCTGTCTGTTCTGAGGCACGTTGCAttgtcacagagagagagagagagagagagagacactaaGAGAAGACAGGATGAATcagaatgagagagggaggaacaaacagcgagagaaaaaaagaaaagaaaggttaGAGAGTTGTTCCAGACCGACA
This genomic window contains:
- the LOC121184494 gene encoding cytochrome P450 1A1 yields the protein MRLMFGTLPIKENPCASLPGVTVGLCLLTLLLMALRGRKGHHRTSQLDHTKYPPPPGPTPWPLVGNLLQMGDQIHLSLTRLRLQYGDVFKIHLGSLTVVVLSGYTTIRQALVRQGEAFAGRPDLFTFSAVANGTSMTFSEKYGPAWMLHKKLCKNALRSFSQAEPRRSGATCLLEEHVCAEAAEMVEVIREQVAAKVEMGQDMTGIDPVKPLVTSVANVVCALCFGKRYDYNDKEFLTIVHINNEVLRIFAAGNLADFFPVFRYFPSPSLRKMVQHIRRMNGFMERSIEEHINTFDKNCIRDITDALIALCEDREENKETSVLSNSQIIHTVIDIFGAGFDTIIAGLQWSLLYLIKFPDIQDRIHQEIDDHIGTARLPKFSDKPKMPFTEAFIYEVFRHASYVPFTIPHCTTRNITLNGYFIPKDTCVFINQYQVNHDIDLWGDPDTFRPERFLGQSGLLNKELTEKVLIFGMGKRRCLGDGFARLEMFVFLTTLLHGLRIENVPGQELDLSTDFGLTMKPRPYRITVSSRF